Within Quercus lobata isolate SW786 chromosome 5, ValleyOak3.0 Primary Assembly, whole genome shotgun sequence, the genomic segment agagaagagggttTGTGACTTATTTGTGTTTACATATAGCAAAGCCCAAGTGAGAGAACTAGGTAAGGATAAGACCGTGAGCGAGTaagaaagagacagagagagagagagagagagagagagataatggAGAGTGGTTCTAATGGCACTTCTTGTATGATGGCTTTTGGAGAAAACAGTAGTAATGGCCTATGtccaatgatgatgatgatgcctcTAATGACTTCTCATCATAGTCATCATCATCCTAATGCAGACACAAATAGTCTATTCCTGCCTTTACCCCCCAACAACAATCACGaccaccaaaatcaaaaccgCAATACTCCCACTCCTACTACTACTATTAACAATAGCTCCTCTTTCATTCTTGATGATCACAACGCTAGCAGCAACACCGGCTTGTTTTTCATGGAGAGTAACAACAACGACGGCAGCAGTTCTTCTGTGAAGGCTAAGATCATGGCTCATCCTCACTACCATCGTCTCCTGGCTGCCTATGCCAATTGTCAaaaggtgaaaaagaaaaagaaaaagaaaaagaagctcaAATTTCCATTACCCTTTAACCCAAAAACCATCTTTGGCGCGCTCTTTGTGGAAAATAGACAGATTGAGCTACCTAGTGTGTGAAAATGATTGATAATCTATTTTTGCatgctgcttctttttcttGACAAATTCGAATCTGAAAGCTATCATCTTCATACACATAATATATCTTACTTCATTTCCTTTTACTTTCATGTTTTAGAGTAATTATGTccgaaggggaaaaaaaaaaagaaaaagtgaagtCAAAACCCTTTCAACCAAAATGATAGAGACAGTCTTAAGTGTTTGCCTTTTTTCTAATTcctataatatttctttatgaGAGGTTTTGAACAAACAGGTTGGAGCACCGCCTGAAGTGGTGGCAAGACTAGAACAAGCTTGTTCAACAGCGGCTAATATGGGCCACTCAGCTTCCACAGGCTGTATTGGTGAAGATCCGGCGTTAGATCAGTTCATGGAGGCCTACTGTGAGATGCTGACCAAGTATGAGCAAGAACTTTCAAAACCCTTCAAGGAAGCCATGCTTTTCCTCCAAAGGATCGAGTGCCAATTCAAAGCACTCGCAGTTTCTTCTTCAGATTCTGGTGATTACCCCTATTTCCCTTGATTATTCTATATACTACTACATCTAGCAACCGTCTTAGATCTTTTGTTGACATATTTTCtgtttatttcttggatttCTCTTTTTGTAAATAACTAGCCATGCATGTGTTTGTTTCCAAGAACATGTAGGTTCAATTATTTAGTGTTAGCTACTTGTAACAATATGGAAGAGAGCTTGTTGACAAAATGGGTACTTTGATTTTTCCCTTTCTCAATGTCTTGTTTTTAGTGATTGTTTCtatattcccccccccccccccccttcctctctattttttcgctTCTCTTTTGTATGTTTGGACTCTTTGAGATACTAGCTAGGGTATCCATATGACCTATGTTTCTAGCAGCATATGCATATGGATGAAGTTGTACATATTCTTTGCTTAGATTCTCTTCTCGGATTATGTGCATTGAGTTTCGTTGGCTGGTTTTTGATGAATTCTTGAGCTCCTCTGTTGATCgatattgaaatattttcagGTACTGTCAGAAATGTTGTAGACTAGGTTGTccagttttttttccccccgGTTTATTTTATAGCTGGCATGAGGTTTATTTTATAGCTGGCATGAGAAACTTTAGACAGAAATATGTAAGAATGGAAAGCCTTTGGAGTTTGGATAAAGGATGTCTATGGCAGTTTGAATAAAATGCATCCTGTCCAATCCCGTTTGACATTCTGACTAATAAATGTGTAATTTGGTTATTCATTGTTGTATATGCTTGGATACTTGAAAGTTTGAACAACATGCCATTTAGCCATATTTATACGGtataacttaaaataatttttagaaattaggGTTTCTGTTGACCTTATTGCCTTGAATGTGAAGCACCATGATTAGGGACTAGATTTTCAATTATGCTTTAGTGTATGCAAATACCGACATACTAGTTTTGGAAATTAAAGCCACTTGGAACACTAGTTGATGAGGTTTGGTAGTGACAGCAACagcccccccaccccccaataCACATGCATATACGTATGATGTGTGTATGCATACCAATCAATCATTCCATTGgaataaataagtttttcatttgtttcaaaACATCAATTGAGGAAACAAGTCCACTAGCGTCTAATGGACTTACCATGGAGTGATAAAAATTCTTAGGTCGATGCTAGTAAAAATTCTTAGGTCGATGTTATTACAACACAAATGATCTTCCAATTTTGCGGAGATGTACCAGTGATCTGCTATCTTTGTTCACACCGTATACTTAAAATGCTTTATTCCATTTTCTGATGCCAATAGAGTCTGGTTATGAATAATTTAGCGAGCATGAAATAATATTCtaagttttaaatattttatttttcttttctacagAAATTTATGAGGTTCTCATTAATAAACTACAAGTTGTctcaaaagttaaaactgaCAGGAAATGATGATATAATCATCATTCTAACACTGACCCTGTTGTGAGCCCTGGCTCCTCTTCAATAAGTGTGACCCAACGTAtggtctttttattttattaatttaaatgagAGGTAAAGTGAATATAGGGTTTGAACTCGGACTAATTTCCACTTgttctaaaagtttaaattGATATAGGAAATGGCAAATTTAATCATTGTTCTAACTCGCATGTTGGGTCTATAATATTGTGATGCATGCTGGCTTGGAAAAGGCATGTTGCTAGCTTTCATTGGACTTaattaaaaatgatcaaaaccaTGCATATGTAATTTTGGTGCAAATCAATGAAGGGCCTCCAATACGGTGGAGGATATCAATAGTTGTGTTATAGGGAGAATATCAAGAGGCTATTTGCAAACATATATGGACAAAGGTTTGTTGAAGGGAACGCTACTTCCACAATAGCTTTTGTGCATGTGCATGTGTGCACGTATTGTGTGTGTAGGCtgatagaaaatatttggtttttaatATCAGCAACTCTAA encodes:
- the LOC115992246 gene encoding homeobox protein SBH1-like isoform X1; translation: MESGSNGTSCMMAFGENSSNGLCPMMMMMPLMTSHHSHHHPNADTNSLFLPLPPNNNHDHQNQNRNTPTPTTTINNSSSFILDDHNASSNTGLFFMESNNNDGSSSSVKAKIMAHPHYHRLLAAYANCQKVGAPPEVVARLEQACSTAANMGHSASTGCIGEDPALDQFMEAYCEMLTKYEQELSKPFKEAMLFLQRIECQFKALAVSSSDSACVEAVDRNVSSEEEVDVNNNFIDPQAEDRELKGQLLRKYSGYLGSLKQEFMKKRKKGKLPKEARQQLLDWWSRHYKWPYPSESQKLALAESTGLDQKQINNWFINQRKRHWKPSEDMQFVVMDATHPHYYMDNVLGNPFPMDISPTLL
- the LOC115992246 gene encoding homeobox protein SBH1-like isoform X2, producing the protein MESGSNGTSCMMAFGENSSNGLCPMMMMMPLMTSHHSHHHPNADTNSLFLPLPPNNNHDHQNQNRNTPTPTTTINNSSSFILDDHNASSNTGLFFMESNNNDGSSSSVKAKIMAHPHYHRLLAAYANCQKVGAPPEVVARLEQACSTAANMGHSASTGCIGEDPALDQFMEAYCEMLTKYEQELSKPFKEAMLFLQRIECQFKALAVSSSDSEDRELKGQLLRKYSGYLGSLKQEFMKKRKKGKLPKEARQQLLDWWSRHYKWPYPSESQKLALAESTGLDQKQINNWFINQRKRHWKPSEDMQFVVMDATHPHYYMDNVLGNPFPMDISPTLL